The following are from one region of the Ignavibacteriota bacterium genome:
- a CDS encoding flavin reductase family protein, with translation MLHYEPKDLSVPEVHRLLLGGVAPRPIALVSTISKDGINNLTPFSFFNAFGANPPIVAFSPSRRGRDATLKDTYYNLTEIKECVVQSVTYSMIEQVSLASTEYPPNTDEFIKSGLTPVNSDIVKPKRVKESPFQMECKLLELKSFGNGGASANMAICEVLKFHVAEDLFTNGIIDPVKIDLVARMSGDFYSRAGSDLFSIKQPGNKKCIGIDQIPEHIKKSEIYSANDLGKFGNIESIPTSEEVESFILKIDGEKVEAFEEGYEAFLRYQKLNDYKKMLKAALLIKEKQKELLELSAKAALANNDIDAAWKAALYAGIIK, from the coding sequence ATGCTTCATTACGAACCAAAAGATTTATCTGTACCCGAAGTTCACAGATTACTTCTTGGCGGAGTTGCGCCGAGACCAATTGCACTCGTATCGACAATTTCCAAAGATGGAATTAATAATCTAACTCCATTTTCTTTTTTCAATGCATTCGGTGCGAATCCTCCGATAGTGGCATTTTCTCCATCACGACGAGGAAGAGATGCTACTTTAAAAGACACTTATTATAATCTTACTGAGATTAAAGAATGTGTAGTTCAATCCGTCACTTATTCGATGATTGAACAAGTTAGTCTTGCATCAACCGAGTACCCACCGAATACTGACGAGTTCATAAAATCAGGATTAACACCAGTTAATTCTGATATCGTGAAACCGAAGCGAGTTAAAGAATCTCCTTTTCAAATGGAATGTAAGCTGCTAGAGTTAAAAAGTTTTGGAAACGGTGGTGCATCTGCTAACATGGCAATTTGTGAAGTGCTTAAGTTCCATGTTGCTGAAGATTTGTTTACGAATGGAATTATCGATCCAGTCAAAATTGACCTTGTTGCCAGGATGTCTGGAGATTTTTATTCAAGAGCCGGTTCCGATCTGTTTAGCATTAAACAGCCTGGAAATAAAAAATGCATCGGAATTGATCAGATACCAGAACATATCAAAAAGTCTGAAATATATTCTGCAAATGATCTTGGAAAATTTGGAAATATAGAATCGATCCCGACGTCAGAAGAGGTTGAATCGTTTATTCTTAAAATAGATGGAGAAAAAGTTGAAGCATTTGAAGAAGGTTATGAAGCGTTTTTAAGATACCAAAAATTGAACGACTATAAAAAAATGTTAAAAGCAGCCTTACTAATTAAAGAAAAACAAAAGGAACTTCTTGAATTATCTGCCAAAGCTGCTTTAGCAAATAATGATATAGATGCTGCATGGAAAGCAGCACTTTACGCAGGGATAATCAAATAA
- a CDS encoding acetoacetate--CoA ligase → MSSSKPLWIPSEDRIRNSNFTKYFTFLEQEHGLTFSDYSALHKWSVTEIEIFWESIWKFSGIIHSKSYERVLDKRIMPGAKWFEGSEFNFAENLLRFNDDHIALISSREDQPDIKLTYRELNELVTACSFGLKKLGVKKGDTIAGFVTNIPETIIAMLAATSLGAIWTSCSPDFGIQGVIDRFGQVKPKLLFAIEEYQYNGKIINSRTKVEKIVQLLPAIEKIIWISRFQELRIASASQNNNEINQFNWLNFKQLLIKNSNQINFEQLPFNHPVYIMYSSGTTGLPKCMVHGAGGTLLQHFKELLLHTNLKRSDVIMYYTTCGWMMWNWLVSSLQVGATIFLYDGSPIHPKIEILWEKIEQHKITVFGTSPKYLSTFTKSDFIPKEKFKLEKLNTILSTGSPLPEETFEWAYKNVKSDLQLSSISGGTDIISCFMLGNPILPVYSGEIQCKGLGMKVEAFDENGESVVGKKGELVCKEPFPSMPVYFWEDDTGEKYKKAYFEKYPGIWTHGDYIEITENNGIKVYGRSDATLNPGGVRIGTAEIYRIVEEIDEVHDSLAVGKKWNGDEKVILFVTLNEGIELDHTLIEKIKSELKSKATPRHVPSEIFAVKEIPRTISGKKVEIAVSKILNGEEIDNKDALANPQSLEQFYHYRKF, encoded by the coding sequence ATGAGTTCATCAAAACCACTTTGGATTCCTTCAGAAGATAGAATCAGGAATTCAAACTTTACAAAATATTTTACATTCCTTGAACAGGAGCATGGACTTACATTCTCCGATTATTCTGCTTTACACAAATGGTCAGTAACTGAAATTGAAATATTCTGGGAATCTATTTGGAAATTCAGCGGGATAATACATTCAAAATCGTACGAAAGAGTTCTAGATAAAAGAATTATGCCCGGTGCAAAATGGTTTGAAGGCTCCGAATTTAATTTTGCTGAAAATCTTTTAAGATTTAATGATGATCACATTGCTTTAATCAGCAGCAGGGAAGATCAGCCTGATATCAAGCTCACGTATAGAGAACTTAATGAATTGGTAACAGCTTGCAGTTTTGGATTGAAGAAATTAGGTGTTAAAAAAGGTGATACAATTGCTGGTTTTGTTACAAACATTCCTGAAACAATCATTGCAATGCTGGCAGCAACGAGTCTTGGTGCAATATGGACATCATGCTCCCCGGATTTCGGAATACAGGGAGTCATTGATCGTTTTGGTCAGGTGAAACCAAAATTATTATTTGCAATTGAAGAGTACCAATACAATGGGAAGATCATCAACTCCAGAACAAAAGTGGAAAAGATTGTTCAACTTCTTCCTGCTATTGAAAAGATTATTTGGATATCAAGGTTTCAGGAACTTAGAATTGCATCAGCAAGCCAGAATAATAATGAAATTAATCAGTTTAATTGGTTGAATTTTAAACAATTACTTATAAAGAATTCAAATCAAATCAATTTTGAACAACTGCCCTTCAATCATCCGGTTTATATAATGTATTCGTCGGGTACTACAGGACTTCCCAAGTGTATGGTTCACGGTGCTGGTGGTACTTTACTTCAACATTTTAAAGAACTTCTCCTACATACAAATTTAAAGAGAAGTGATGTGATCATGTATTATACAACCTGTGGATGGATGATGTGGAACTGGCTTGTGAGTTCCTTACAAGTGGGAGCAACTATCTTTTTATATGATGGAAGTCCAATTCATCCGAAGATAGAAATACTCTGGGAAAAAATTGAACAACACAAAATTACAGTATTTGGTACATCTCCGAAGTATCTCTCAACATTTACAAAATCTGATTTTATTCCGAAAGAAAAGTTTAAACTTGAAAAACTTAATACCATTCTTTCAACAGGTTCACCACTTCCTGAAGAAACATTTGAATGGGCATATAAAAATGTAAAATCAGATTTGCAGCTTTCATCTATTTCAGGTGGAACAGATATTATTTCTTGTTTCATGCTCGGTAATCCAATACTTCCGGTTTATTCAGGTGAAATTCAGTGTAAAGGTCTGGGAATGAAAGTGGAAGCATTCGATGAGAACGGAGAATCGGTTGTTGGTAAAAAAGGAGAATTGGTTTGTAAAGAACCATTTCCTTCAATGCCGGTTTACTTTTGGGAAGATGATACTGGTGAGAAATATAAAAAAGCATATTTTGAAAAGTATCCTGGAATCTGGACACATGGTGATTACATAGAAATAACTGAAAACAACGGAATAAAAGTTTATGGCAGATCAGATGCAACATTGAATCCGGGTGGAGTGAGAATTGGAACAGCAGAAATTTACAGAATAGTTGAAGAAATAGATGAGGTTCATGATAGTCTGGCTGTTGGTAAAAAATGGAATGGAGATGAAAAGGTGATTTTGTTCGTTACATTGAATGAAGGAATTGAACTTGATCATACTTTAATAGAAAAAATAAAATCTGAACTAAAATCAAAAGCTACGCCGAGACATGTTCCATCTGAAATATTTGCAGTAAAAGAAATACCAAGAACCATCAGCGGAAAAAAAGTTGAGATAGCAGTTTCAAAAATTCTCAATGGTGAAGAAATTGACAATAAAGATGCATTGGCTAATCCGCAATCTCTTGAACAATTTTATCATTACAGGAAATTTTAG
- the trxA gene encoding thioredoxin, whose translation MSYEVKDFQKNVLEKSYEKPVLVDFWAEWCQPCRLIGPILEKLADENKSDWELVKVDTDNNQEIALRYGVRGIPNVKLFRNGEVINEFTGALPESAIKDWLKKSIPSKFAEQIEHAKILLKNGNGSDAKLILEDVLKGDVNNGEVKVLLAKILLFEDQKEALRLVQNIDGNLSNIELAESIRFIAELLKCDTKTLPVSEVKEKYITAIDCIRRKDFDSALEKFIDVIRNDRNYDDDGARRACIAIFKFLGEDHEITIKHRRDFGSALYV comes from the coding sequence ATGTCATACGAAGTAAAAGATTTTCAAAAAAATGTGCTGGAAAAAAGTTATGAGAAACCAGTACTTGTAGATTTTTGGGCTGAATGGTGTCAACCGTGCAGATTGATTGGTCCAATTCTGGAAAAACTTGCTGATGAAAACAAATCTGATTGGGAACTTGTCAAAGTTGATACTGATAATAATCAGGAAATTGCTTTAAGATATGGTGTTCGTGGAATTCCAAATGTTAAACTTTTCAGGAATGGTGAAGTGATAAATGAATTCACAGGCGCACTTCCGGAATCTGCTATTAAGGATTGGCTGAAGAAATCAATTCCAAGCAAATTTGCTGAACAGATAGAACACGCAAAAATTTTGCTCAAAAATGGAAACGGTTCCGATGCAAAACTTATTTTGGAAGATGTGCTGAAAGGAGATGTGAATAATGGTGAAGTTAAGGTACTGCTCGCTAAAATACTTCTATTTGAAGATCAGAAAGAAGCATTAAGACTTGTTCAAAATATTGATGGCAATTTGAGTAACATTGAACTTGCAGAATCAATCAGATTCATTGCAGAGTTACTGAAGTGTGATACAAAAACACTTCCAGTTTCAGAAGTAAAAGAAAAATATATAACTGCAATTGATTGTATTAGAAGGAAAGATTTTGATTCAGCTCTGGAAAAATTTATTGATGTAATCCGGAATGACAGAAACTATGATGATGATGGAGCCAGAAGAGCTTGTATCGCAATTTTCAAATTTCTTGGTGAAGATCATGAAATAACTATTAAACACAGGCGAGATTTTGGCAGCGCACTTTATGTCTAA
- a CDS encoding MerR family transcriptional regulator, protein MEITNNEPIYPIRTAAKLLNISVHTLRMYEKENLIIPFKKSSSHRLYSQSDIKRIECIRSAINDSKISISGIKTIYSMMPCWEIISCSKEDRSRCSAYLTHSGPCWSMKGEATVCASKDCRNCSVYKDYGECESIKNFIRNKLMGRE, encoded by the coding sequence ATGGAAATAACCAATAACGAACCGATTTACCCGATCAGGACAGCGGCAAAACTGCTGAACATATCTGTTCATACTCTCAGAATGTATGAAAAAGAAAATTTAATTATTCCTTTCAAAAAGTCATCAAGTCATCGACTTTATTCTCAATCAGATATCAAACGAATCGAATGTATCAGGTCAGCAATCAATGATTCCAAAATAAGCATCAGTGGAATAAAGACTATTTATTCGATGATGCCATGCTGGGAAATAATAAGCTGCAGCAAAGAAGATAGAAGCAGGTGCAGTGCATACCTGACACACTCAGGACCTTGCTGGTCAATGAAGGGAGAAGCAACAGTTTGTGCATCGAAAGATTGCCGAAACTGTTCAGTGTACAAAGATTATGGTGAATGTGAAAGCATTAAAAATTTTATTCGAAATAAATTGATGGGAAGAGAATGA
- a CDS encoding molybdopterin-dependent oxidoreductase codes for MNSLSRRRFLKISSATIATAAVLASTAKTFVTASNKINKGNEKGIRKISTYCDLCFWKCGVMAYVKDGKLWKVEGHPDDPLSNGRLCPRGTGGVGAHYDPERLKTPLIRKSLRGEEKWVAVTWSEAIDYIAEKMNRIKFEYGPEALALFSHGIGGTFLKHLMHAFGSPNESAPSFAQCRGPRETGFSLTFGDIVGSPERTDIQNARCLVLIGSHLGENMHNTQVQEFSRAVEKGASIIVVDPRFSVAAGKAKYYLSIKPGTDLALLLAWMSVIVNEKLYDVDYVNKYGFGFENFAAEISHYTPEWAYIETGIDPDAIRETAREMARYKPATLIHPGRHVTWYGDDAQRSRAIALLNALLGSWGRKGGFYVPYSFEIPKYPYPDYPELKKEPADNPGNKFPFTEGEQISNGIREATITGKPYPIKGWIIYGTNLLQALPNQKETIQAIQNLDLMVVVDVVPSEIAGWADVVLPESVYLERYDDLNTSPFKEGFVGIRQPVVEAPDDQKPNWWIAKKLGEKLGLNSFFAWNNIEEYLDTRLKLAGHSLEELKEKGIIKVPEQPIYFEDGVEPEFYTPSGKIEFYSAQLAEAGFDPVPKFTKHPEPPVGFFRLLYGRAPVHTFSKTQSNPLHRDMMIENEIWINADIAEQYGLKQGDKIKLKNYDGIISDEIKVKPTERIRADCVYMVHGFGQKSRQLKSTYKKGASDAELITQYKIDPLMGGTAMNENFVTFEMVV; via the coding sequence ATGAATTCGTTATCGAGAAGACGATTCCTGAAAATTTCAAGTGCAACGATAGCGACTGCTGCAGTACTAGCCAGTACAGCAAAAACTTTTGTTACTGCTTCTAATAAGATTAATAAAGGAAACGAAAAAGGTATAAGGAAAATTTCAACTTACTGCGATTTATGTTTTTGGAAATGCGGTGTCATGGCATACGTAAAAGATGGAAAACTTTGGAAAGTCGAAGGGCATCCCGATGACCCTTTGAGTAACGGAAGATTATGTCCAAGAGGAACAGGTGGAGTTGGTGCACACTATGACCCAGAAAGATTAAAAACTCCTTTGATAAGAAAAAGTTTACGCGGTGAAGAAAAGTGGGTTGCAGTTACCTGGAGTGAAGCCATTGATTACATCGCTGAAAAAATGAACAGGATAAAATTTGAATATGGACCGGAAGCTTTGGCTTTATTCAGCCATGGAATAGGTGGAACTTTCTTAAAGCACTTAATGCATGCTTTCGGAAGTCCGAACGAAAGTGCTCCATCATTTGCTCAATGTCGTGGACCAAGAGAAACTGGATTTTCACTTACTTTTGGTGATATAGTAGGATCACCTGAAAGAACAGATATTCAAAATGCCAGATGCCTTGTACTGATCGGTTCTCATCTTGGTGAAAATATGCACAATACACAAGTGCAGGAATTTTCAAGAGCAGTTGAAAAAGGTGCATCAATAATTGTTGTCGATCCAAGATTTTCGGTCGCTGCAGGTAAAGCAAAATATTATTTATCGATTAAACCCGGAACAGATCTGGCTCTTCTTCTTGCGTGGATGAGTGTAATTGTGAATGAAAAACTCTATGATGTTGATTATGTGAACAAGTACGGATTTGGATTTGAAAATTTTGCGGCAGAAATTTCGCATTACACTCCTGAATGGGCATACATTGAAACAGGAATTGATCCTGATGCTATCAGAGAAACAGCAAGAGAAATGGCTAGATACAAACCTGCAACTCTTATTCATCCGGGAAGACACGTAACCTGGTATGGTGATGATGCACAAAGAAGTCGTGCCATTGCATTACTTAATGCACTGCTCGGAAGCTGGGGAAGAAAAGGTGGATTTTATGTTCCGTACAGTTTTGAAATTCCTAAATATCCATATCCGGATTACCCGGAATTAAAGAAAGAACCGGCAGATAATCCTGGAAATAAATTTCCATTTACAGAAGGTGAACAGATTTCAAATGGCATACGTGAAGCAACAATAACAGGCAAGCCATATCCGATAAAAGGATGGATAATCTATGGAACAAATCTTTTACAGGCGTTACCAAACCAAAAAGAAACTATTCAGGCAATCCAAAATCTCGATTTGATGGTTGTTGTTGATGTTGTACCAAGTGAAATTGCAGGATGGGCAGATGTTGTTCTTCCTGAGTCAGTTTATCTTGAAAGATATGATGACTTAAATACTTCGCCTTTCAAAGAAGGATTTGTTGGAATCCGTCAGCCGGTTGTTGAAGCACCAGATGATCAGAAACCAAATTGGTGGATTGCAAAAAAGCTTGGTGAGAAACTTGGGCTGAATTCCTTTTTCGCCTGGAACAATATTGAAGAATATCTTGATACACGATTAAAACTTGCCGGTCATTCGCTTGAAGAGTTGAAAGAAAAAGGAATCATCAAAGTTCCGGAGCAGCCAATATACTTTGAAGATGGTGTTGAACCGGAATTTTATACTCCTTCAGGAAAGATAGAATTTTATTCCGCTCAACTTGCCGAAGCCGGTTTTGATCCGGTTCCAAAGTTTACAAAACATCCTGAACCACCTGTCGGATTTTTCAGACTTCTTTATGGAAGAGCACCAGTGCATACTTTCAGCAAGACTCAATCAAATCCTTTGCATCGTGATATGATGATAGAAAATGAAATCTGGATAAATGCTGATATTGCGGAACAATATGGATTGAAGCAAGGAGATAAAATCAAACTTAAAAATTATGATGGAATTATATCTGACGAAATAAAAGTAAAACCAACTGAGAGAATCAGAGCAGATTGTGTTTATATGGTTCATGGATTTGGTCAGAAATCAAGACAACTAAAGAGCACTTACAAAAAAGGTGCGAGCGATGCAGAACTTATCACGCAGTACAAAATTGATCCATTGATGGGAGGGACTGCAATGAACGAGAACTTTGTAACTTTTGAGATGGTGGTGTAA
- a CDS encoding 4Fe-4S dicluster domain-containing protein: MPRYGMVIDTRKCVGCNDCVVACKTENNVPEGYNRDWIITESFGKFPEINMEIRTERCNHCSETPCVSCCPTGASHIHDAGGVVLVTHEKCIGCKACVEACPYDARFIHPDGYADKCTFCIHRVEQGKNPACVDVCPTYCMYFGDLEDPNSEVSKLLNARKYHTLIPDAGTQPNIFYLI, from the coding sequence ATGCCGCGATATGGAATGGTAATCGATACAAGAAAGTGCGTTGGCTGTAACGATTGTGTAGTTGCTTGCAAAACTGAAAATAATGTTCCCGAAGGTTACAACAGGGATTGGATCATTACAGAATCATTCGGAAAATTTCCTGAAATCAATATGGAAATCAGAACTGAAAGATGTAATCATTGTTCAGAAACTCCTTGTGTTTCGTGCTGTCCGACTGGCGCAAGTCACATTCACGATGCTGGTGGTGTTGTTCTTGTAACACACGAAAAGTGTATCGGCTGCAAAGCTTGTGTTGAAGCTTGTCCGTACGATGCGCGCTTCATTCATCCTGATGGATATGCTGATAAATGTACATTCTGCATTCACAGAGTTGAACAGGGAAAGAATCCGGCTTGTGTTGATGTGTGTCCAACATACTGTATGTATTTTGGTGATCTTGAAGATCCTAACAGTGAAGTGAGCAAACTTTTGAATGCAAGAAAATATCATACTTTAATTCCTGATGCCGGAACTCAACCGAATATTTTTTATTTAATCTGA
- the nrfD gene encoding polysulfide reductase NrfD, translating to MHEIFTTRHNPDVDPWMTMWGWEIPVYLFLGGMVAGMMIIAGYFLFSGRHKESNCSCYSIPLTSFVLLSIGMFSLFLDLAHKQYVWRLYTTFQITSPMSWGAWILILVYPALIANILIRPPSWMTRRFSKLSDIAGKLQTHQFFIKNIGILNMILGMMLGAYTGVLLSTMGSRPLWNTSLLWVLFLVSGLSTAAAYVHLIAKNRAESELLAKADNGFLVVELFIFVMLFLGLMSSARPHIEAAQLLLTGIYAPAFWVFVIALGIVIPLGIQLLAVNHKIKHTPIAPIMVIIGGLILRFIIVEAGQYSHWFNAHFK from the coding sequence ATGCACGAAATATTCACGACAAGACATAATCCTGATGTAGATCCCTGGATGACAATGTGGGGCTGGGAAATTCCTGTTTATTTATTCCTTGGTGGAATGGTTGCTGGAATGATGATCATTGCAGGATATTTTTTATTCAGCGGGAGACACAAAGAGAGTAATTGTTCCTGCTACTCAATTCCATTAACAAGTTTTGTACTTCTTTCAATTGGTATGTTTTCTTTGTTTCTTGATCTTGCACACAAACAATACGTTTGGAGATTGTACACAACATTTCAAATTACTTCACCGATGTCGTGGGGCGCCTGGATTCTGATTTTAGTTTATCCTGCTTTGATTGCAAATATTCTTATTCGACCGCCTTCATGGATGACACGAAGGTTTTCAAAGCTAAGCGATATTGCAGGGAAATTGCAAACTCATCAGTTCTTTATAAAAAATATTGGAATATTGAATATGATACTTGGAATGATGCTCGGTGCATACACTGGTGTTTTACTCAGCACTATGGGTTCACGTCCTTTGTGGAATACTTCACTGCTTTGGGTTTTATTTCTTGTGTCAGGACTTTCAACTGCTGCTGCTTACGTTCATCTTATAGCAAAGAACAGAGCTGAAAGTGAATTGCTGGCAAAAGCGGATAATGGATTTCTTGTAGTTGAGTTATTCATTTTCGTGATGCTGTTTCTTGGTCTGATGTCTTCTGCACGTCCTCATATCGAAGCTGCTCAACTATTACTTACTGGAATTTATGCGCCTGCATTCTGGGTTTTTGTTATTGCACTTGGAATAGTAATCCCGCTCGGAATACAACTTCTTGCAGTCAATCATAAAATTAAACACACACCGATCGCACCGATAATGGTAATCATCGGTGGATTGATATTAAGATTCATAATAGTCGAAGCCGGACAATACAGTCATTGGTTTAATGCACATTTTAAATAA
- a CDS encoding YeeE/YedE family protein, translating to MTTLVKKLTHIFEKEEEKVVTKSQPYSNPYLVGVGLGLVLLAAYVIMGRGLGASGALTTLVSVGINKVAPEHAQDNEFFSEYLGDGVTSPFKDWLVFEVIGVIAGGFISGSLAGRVRKGIEKGPHIPATKRLIFAFIGGGLMGIGAKLARGCTSGQALSGGAILNLGSWAFMMMVFAGGYSAAYFLRRQWT from the coding sequence ATGACAACTCTTGTAAAAAAATTAACACACATCTTTGAGAAGGAAGAAGAAAAAGTCGTGACAAAATCTCAACCTTATTCAAATCCATATCTCGTTGGCGTGGGACTTGGTCTTGTATTGCTCGCTGCGTATGTAATAATGGGCAGAGGATTGGGTGCATCAGGTGCTCTTACAACGTTAGTATCTGTTGGAATTAACAAAGTAGCTCCCGAGCATGCACAGGACAATGAATTTTTCAGCGAATATCTTGGCGACGGAGTAACGAGTCCTTTCAAAGATTGGCTTGTCTTTGAAGTAATTGGAGTTATTGCCGGTGGATTTATTTCAGGTTCACTTGCAGGAAGAGTTAGAAAGGGAATCGAAAAAGGTCCACATATTCCCGCAACTAAAAGATTAATATTTGCATTTATCGGTGGTGGATTGATGGGAATCGGTGCAAAGCTTGCTCGTGGATGTACCAGTGGTCAGGCTTTATCCGGTGGTGCAATTCTTAATCTTGGTAGCTGGGCATTTATGATGATGGTTTTTGCCGGTGGATATTCTGCAGCATATTTCTTGAGGAGACAGTGGACATGA
- a CDS encoding YeeE/YedE family protein, with the protein MNAPFFKFEYFNFDVSLILAFIIGIGFGFALERGGFGNARLLAAQFYFSNMRVLKVMFTAIVTAMLGVYFLSVIGFMDLSLVYVSETFILPQVIGGFILGLGFIIGGYCPGTSLVSAATGRLDGFMFVFGVIAGIFVFGEIFPLIENFYYSTNMGSLTLPQYFNLPYGVVVFFVVAMALGAFAAAEWAEKKFADKNPENSL; encoded by the coding sequence ATGAATGCACCATTTTTCAAATTCGAATATTTTAATTTTGATGTAAGTCTAATTCTCGCTTTCATCATCGGTATTGGTTTTGGTTTCGCACTCGAACGTGGTGGATTCGGTAATGCAAGACTTCTCGCTGCGCAGTTTTACTTTTCAAATATGCGCGTACTCAAAGTGATGTTCACTGCAATCGTAACTGCAATGCTGGGAGTTTATTTTCTTTCAGTTATAGGATTTATGGATCTGTCACTTGTTTACGTCAGCGAAACCTTTATTCTTCCTCAAGTGATTGGTGGATTTATTCTTGGTTTAGGTTTTATCATTGGTGGTTATTGTCCCGGAACTTCACTTGTTTCTGCTGCCACCGGAAGACTTGATGGTTTTATGTTTGTGTTTGGAGTGATTGCCGGAATATTTGTTTTTGGTGAAATCTTTCCTTTGATCGAGAATTTTTATTACTCAACAAATATGGGAAGTTTAACACTACCGCAATATTTTAATTTGCCTTATGGTGTTGTAGTATTTTTCGTAGTTGCGATGGCGCTTGGTGCATTTGCAGCCGCTGAATGGGCAGAGAAAAAATTTGCAGATAAAAATCCGGAGAACAGTTT